Proteins encoded within one genomic window of Rossellomorea vietnamensis:
- the rplI gene encoding 50S ribosomal protein L9 has product MKVIFLKDVKGKGKKGEVKNVADGYAHNFLLKKGLAVEATNANMGQLEGQKKKEQQVAQEELGEAKKLKGTLEEITVEMKAKSGEGGRLFGSITSKQIADALKKAHDIKIDKRKIEMNDAIRALGYTNVPVKLHTDVSATLKVHVTEE; this is encoded by the coding sequence ATGAAAGTCATTTTCTTAAAAGATGTTAAAGGTAAAGGAAAAAAAGGCGAAGTAAAAAACGTAGCAGACGGTTATGCACATAACTTTTTATTGAAAAAGGGACTGGCTGTCGAAGCAACGAACGCAAACATGGGTCAACTTGAGGGTCAAAAGAAGAAAGAACAACAGGTCGCTCAAGAAGAACTGGGAGAAGCAAAAAAATTAAAAGGGACATTAGAAGAAATCACGGTCGAGATGAAAGCGAAGTCCGGTGAAGGCGGCCGTTTATTCGGTTCCATCACGAGCAAGCAAATCGCCGATGCGCTGAAAAAGGCTCATGACATCAAAATCGATAAACGTAAAATCGAAATGAATGACGCCATCCGTGCCCTTGGTTACACAAATGTTCCTGTGAAACTGCATACAGATGTGTCCGCAACATTAAAGGTACATGTAACGGAAGAATAG